A region of the Oncorhynchus nerka isolate Pitt River linkage group LG26, Oner_Uvic_2.0, whole genome shotgun sequence genome:
aaaaaaaaaaaaaaatactggacAAAACATGAACCTCCAACAGAATGCTGTCCCCTCCCAGGCCCTTATCTGTAGCTTTGGCTTGTTGGGGTTTTGGAACCTGTACTTACTGCCTCATTGACGTCGGCTAACAAACTAGTATACCCTGAGAATTCGGAGACTGGCGTCCTTATCCTGTGGTCCACCTCCCCACTAGAGTCAGCGCCGTACGACAAGGCGCTGCGGCTGGCCGACTTGAACTGGGATCCAAAGGCCTGGGCAAAGTTCTCAATCGTGTAGGAGCCCTTGGAGGGGTCCAGAGAAGCCAGGTTCTGCGAGTCCTTCTGGCTGCCCAGGTCAGACGGGCTGATCTgataggaggagggggaagaggaggagtgttgCTTCTCCATCTGGTCAGTGAGCTCCTGAGAAGGGGTAAGCTGCTGGTGGGTGGCAGGTTCCAGGCTGTTTAGGTGGAAGCCGTGCTGCGGAGAGGAGCCCGACAGCATCGCAAAGTGGGACTTTGGCACGGAGGAGGGCAGGGTGGGAGAGGCCACAGGCTGGCCGAAACCACACTCCAGAGGGGACGTAGTGTATATGTGCTTGTCTGAAAAGAGCGGGTTGCGTTGGTGGGAGCTGGTGAAGGGCCCTGTAGCTGGAGGCCCGGGGCCCAGGGGGAAGCCTGTGTTGTGGCTGGTGCGCTCCAGGGCCTGCAGCAGGAAGCGGGAGTACTCGTGCATAATGACTGTCTTGTCTCCAGACGGGCTGGGGGAGTCTGCATCGTGGCTCAGGTCAGAGCCGTCTGCCGAGACAGGGTGCAGCGCCACGTGCTGGTCACTGAGGTCAAAGTGCACGTCGTGGTGCGAGCCGTCTGGTTTCTGGGTGTAGTGGTCCAGCAGGCTCTGCAGCACCTCGTCAGGGATCCCCGACCTGTCGTGCTTGTCCACGCCCGTGGGGGAGGAGTCTAGCAGACTGAGGGGCGAGTCGCCGTCCATCACTCCTGATACCACCCCGTGGATAACCGACTGCTGGGACGACAGGTGACCAACGTTGACCTCATAATCGTTGGTGCTGCCCCCTGCCACTGATGCTGCACTGCTGGCCGCGTTAAGGTAGCGCCTCTTCTTGAGGAACTGCATGGCGTCGTCATAGTTACTGGTGGTGGGACCCGATTTGGCCTCAGAGCCCTGCACGATGCCCATCCCGACCATCTCCACAGCCCCACCCTGCTCCATAGTGCCATGCTTCGCCTGCCCCAAGCCCCCCTGGTCCAGGGCCTTGCGGTTGGCCTTCTTGAAGGCCATCTTAGGGGCTCGGCCATGATGCTCGTGGTGCATActgggccctggcggagtggacGAGGACACAGTGTGATTCTCCACGCTGTAGTCATGGAGACTGTAGCCTCCTGACGGAGCCCCGTGGATGTGTGCTCCACCCAGCCCTCCTGCTTCAGCTGGCCCTGCCGCTTTCTTCCTCTTGCGCTCTCCTCCCTCAGAGTTTTTGGACTTGCCCCTCTTCCGGCCCGAGGCCCCAGCATTTCCCTGAGTGATTCCGTAGCTGCCCTGCCCAATGTCCTCACAGCCCAGGTCCAACATCCCGGGCTCCAGATCCTTCTTTATGGCTTCTCCACAGGTTCGCTTGTGCTTGAGTAATCGGTCTGTCCTGGAAAAAAACTGCAGGACAGAGACCACAAGTAGGGTACAGATTGTAAACAGCAGAACGGGATAGACACAAAGACATTTTCATTCCGAGAAATATAACTTGTCAGGTCATGCCATAATGGAAGTGGGCATATTAAGATGCCCTGAGGGGACATTTGTCTTGACCATTCAAAAGTGCTGCTGCTTCCACCGGTCAAAAGCAGACATTCATCATAACCACCCCCCTCCCAACACACATCATCCTATTTCAGTAGATTTTCCATGTGGAGGTCACTACCTGTTGGCAGGTCTCACATCTGTATGGCTTTTCTCCACTGTGGGTCCTCTTGTGTCTCTCCATGTGGTATTTCTGAATGAAGCGCATGTTACACTGGTCACAGCaaaaaggcttctctcctgtcagGGGAAACATCACAGAAAATCTAAAGAAAAATAACCATCTACAAAACATAGCTGGATGACACCATGAGCAAAACTATTGGTGCACAAAGGTAATTGATTGTTTGTCTCTCACATGTCGTTAGTGTGCTTGACGTGTGTGTGGGATTTGACATTCCACTCACCGCTGTGGATCTTCTCGTGCCGCTGTAGTAGGTATTTCTGGATGAAACTCATGTTACACTGGCTGCACCTGAACGGCCTCTCACCTAAGGCAACACCACAGCCACAGTTATGGTTACTAAGTTAAATCCTCTGTGTCTGCCTACTCTATTCAAAACTAATACTGCACTGGTTTCATTTCAAAGTTTCCTACAGTGACTTTGTGAACAACCTAGTTTTTCTAACACACAAGACATATTCCAAACATTACTGGGGTTCTTTTAGCTTTCATAATCTAGTGAAAAACTAACCAAAACCACACAGAATGTTAGAAATGGACATTTTGATCAGTGGCCTTAGGTACCTGTGTGAATGAGGACCTCCCATTACAAACATATTGTCTATCTATTCAATTCAACACAAATACTGCTGTTCCTCAagagaacacttttattttaaaaccaaaaatgtaattaaaatatatatatttttaaatgcatTAAAAATGAGCAGTTGATCAGTCAGTAGAGGCCTGGGTACCTGTGTGGATGAGGACATGTCTGCGCAGGTGGTAGGAGCTCCTGAAGGATGCGCCGCAGTGCTCACAGATGTGGAGCTTCCCGTTGGGCCACAGGCTGCCTCCATCTGAATCCAGCATCATTGATTGCTGTTGGACAAAAAGAGGCCAATTCAACCACCAAATTCAATTGAACTCATTCAATGTATGATCGTTGAAGATAGAAACTAAGTTCTGGGGAAACAAATACTCATATGTAATACTGAAAAATGAAGACCACATTTCAGTGAACGAATCATATCTAAATCAAGATAACTTAGGATGCATAACACACCTTAGGCTCTCCACGTTTCCTCCGGGGCTTGCCCTCCTCACCATTTGACCTTCGACCTCTCTTTCCTGAGGACTCCTTTCCTAACCGACTCGGCAGCTGGGATGATGACAAAAGGGAGGCGCAGAGTGAGAAAGAAGAcggaaaatgtttaaaaaatgagCACTTGAGAGAATGGGAAGGGCCAAGTTCAGTCACACATTCACATAGCCTACATATTGCACATGTacacaaaacaaaaaacacaaaGGAACTCATGCAGCATTTAGTGAAAGCTCATTGGAGCCATTGCAGAGGGCTGCCTTGGGGAGGTGCCAGAAGGTAGAGTAATAAACCACATATTTATAGCTCCCTCTGTGCATCTCTCCAGACACAGTTAAGCCGTCATTCAAAATGGAGAGCTGCTCTTCATTTAGGATGCGTACCAAAATGGCCTatataagggaatagggtgtcatttgagacacaCACTTAGTATCCCATAGAAAAGGCCTATGCTTATTAACTAGTGGCTCAAGTCTAAATACAGACTCATTAATATTCAGCATGTTGTTCACTCACTATGAAGAGCAATCTTCAAACAAAGGGGTCTGTGGTTTGGGAAAAGGGGAGGGACACTGGGATTCATAGGGACATtgatcccccacacacactgccaTTTCAATTACACTTCCCAACACCATATGGATACTAAGAGCATggctgtctgaaatggcacccaatttcatatatagtgcactacttttgaccagaggcctatattgcactatatagggaatagggtataattTCAGACACAGCCTGAGTGTGGATTGGTACATGTGAGAAAGACAAGGGCACTCTCAAATATCAACCAATCATTGTATTAGATCAGGGGTAAGGCTAGCCAAAACAAACCTGTCTCATTTCCTCAACCAAAAGAGCGCAGGCCCAGTGGCCTCAAAATGGCTGTAAGCTCACAAGCATGCCATTATCCTGAAATGAATAGCACCATTTGGGGTGCTCTGACTGCTCTCCAAATAAAACTACTCATAACTTTAGTAGGGAATCGCCTTTTTGAGGGGGAGAAAAATGTTTTGTCGTCCATTCTCCTCAGTAGTAATaacagttaaataaaaatacacaaATAATGTCATAGTTCATGTAATATATTCTCTAAAATGTCCTTGGATAAACTTTTAAACCATATTTAGTGAGCAAGAAATGATACGTCTAGCTTTTCAATGAGCATGGAAGTGCTGCCTAGTAAACTCTGGAGCCTGGCTATtgttaggcagagagagagagagcgtgtgtgtagAAGACAATGTGTGAGTGCAAGCTCAAACAAGACGACTGTGTCCTTGCCAAGACGTTTCCATTCACACAAGAGGCCCAATCCAAATCATTTTGAGAGGGACATATTTTGCATTTGATGTCTTAGATTTAGGTCACCATTACTAAATCGTCCCTCTGCTGCCCCCACACATTCCCCTTTATCCATCAGTCTTTGGCTATTTTTACAAGCCTCGCTCCCCGAAAGGCAGGTGGACATCTGATCAACCAAACCTCAGgaataacatttttattttactaaTTGTAGTAATGCTATGAATTAGACATTTCAATAGAGAACATTTGCCTTTGTTTACCCATGATATGAATCATACTTATTTTTTAACATAACAAAAGAGGAAGATTTGGTGTGGGTTAAGGCATTTACCTATCAATTTTGAGATTTGTTGATATTTTAGTCCATTAACATGAGTATTTTCCAAAAATCTATATAGAAATGTCAAACTacatgaaaatgtatattttctttTGTTTCTCATACTAGTCATCAACATTTTTATTAATTTGAACCACTCATTTCAAAGCTCACTAGACTGAATTACACAATTTAAAAGCCCATTTCATAGAGAATGTTACAAACTGGACTATATAGTAACTTACATTGAAGAGATGGTGATTGGTTCTAAATAAGCATTTGAATGCCTAATTTCACAGAACTTTGATTTAACTGCAATTTACCAAAAAATTGACTCTTCCCACACACCAACTATTTTTCCTCAGCTTCAGAAGCATCTGCTTTCACCAAATGCTGTATGGTTATGATTAGATAGTCACCAGACTTGCCCAGAGGAAATTGTTGATATCTTGTCCATTTCTTAATCTAGGTGCGATCTTATTGGGAAAAATTTGCCAAAAATGCATTTTACATACATCTATGTCTTCACAGATAGGAAGATGAAAAAAAGTATTTACCCACAATCTGCTCTGGACAAGTCCGGTCCTGGAGTGTCTTAAAATGAAATCAAAATATTGAGGCTAACTTCATCCAGTGTCCAGAAAAATGGATTTGCTTGATATGCAATCATGTGCATATTTAATGATATATTGCCCAATTTGCATATTTAAATATGTCTGAAAATGTGTAATACCAAAAAGTTGAATGTAGACACAAATGACTGGAAAAAGTTGATTGTGATACAATTAAGATTGAAAAAAATCCCTATTATGGTGTGGTGTCTGGCCTTGAATTCTCTGGTGTAAAGAACAACATTACAGTCTggattcccagacacagattaagttcTGTACTAAAAAGCTCTTTCAATGGAGAATCTCTATTGAAAATGCTTTTTAGTCAACAACTAGGCTTAATGTGTGTATGGGAAACCAGCCCTAAAAGTATCAATGTGTCAGAAGGCCTTACGTTGCCTTGGCTAAGGTCATGCACCAGCAAGTTCTGGTGGTTGCCCATGGACACCTCCAGGAGCTCTGTGCTCTTCCCCGGGCCTCCAGGGTACAGCGGCAGACGGTAGTCATGTTCTGTCATCTTCTCCTGCTTGATGTCCATGGCATGGACGTAGTCCCCCACCCCTCCATACCCCCCCAGGGCTCCCATGCTGCAGTCTGGAGAGTCCCGCTCCTTCTTCAGGATCATCTCGTGGGGGCCTGGCAGGTCCTGCATAACAGACTGGGCAGCCAGCCGGGTGAAGCTGGTCACAGGGGGCAGGTGACTGAACATGATCATGCCAGGGGAGAAGTTGGAGTCCATGCTCCCATTGGAGCGCAGGAAGTCATTACCTAGTTTGTCTTGAATGATGCTCATGATGAACTTGGTGGTGATGGGCAGATTCAACTACAGGGAGCCAACCATCCTGCGGAAGAAAGAGCAGGAGCTGAAGTACAATGCAATCCAACTTTATTGTCCATATGTTACAGCGAacagaaatgtgtcttctgctctAAAAATGTGTATCTCCCCAGATAACTGTGTTTATGCAACGTATGCTGAGAGGTGAACAGGGTGAAGTCACAGCGCAGCACTCCTGGATGAGTGGAAAGGAAACATTAACTGGGTGGATTTTCCATCAGTGGTCTATGATGGTTTATTTTTGTTTACATGTGCTGCTGACACCAACTCACGTGAACTAAATGAACTgtccagactagaggtcgaccgattaatcagaatggccgactaattagggccgatttcaagttttcataaatctgcctttttggacaccgattatattgcactccacgaggagactgcgtaacAGCAAAGATCCAAGGTAAGTTCCTAGCTAGCATTAAATGATCttgtaaaaaaacaatcaatcttaacaaaTCACTacttaactacacatggttgatgatattactcgtTTATCTAGCTTCCCGTGTTACATATAaccgatgcggtgcctgttaatttatcatcgaatcacagcctacggGTGATGATTTAATACGCGCATTCGCAAAAatagcactgtcgttgcaccaatgtgtacctaaccataaagcATCAATGCTTttgttaaaatcaatacacaagtatatatttttaaacctgcatatttagttaatattgcctgctcacattaatttattttaacttgggaaattgtgtcacttcccttgagttctgtgcaagcagagtcagggtgtatgcagcagtttgggctgcctggctcgttgcgaattgtgtgaagaccatttttcctaacaaagaccgtaattcatttaccagaattgtacataatcatgacattgaaggttgtgcaatgtaacaggaatatttagacttaggaatgccacccgttagataaaatacggaacggttccgaatttcactgaaagaataaacattgtTTTTTgcaatgatagtttccggatttgaccatattaatgacctaaggctcgtatttctgtgtgttattatattataattaagtctatgatttaatatatcagtctgactgagcggtagtaggcagcagcaggctcgtaagcattcattcaaacagcactttcctgcatttgccagcagctcttcgctttgcttcaagcattgcgctgtttatgacttcaagcccatcaactcccaagattaggctggcaatactatagtgcctataagaacatccaatagtcaaaagtatatga
Encoded here:
- the LOC115110224 gene encoding zinc finger protein 281-like, with the protein product MSIIQDKLGNDFLRSNGSMDSNFSPGMIMFSHLPPVTSFTRLAAQSVMQDLPGPHEMILKKERDSPDCSMGALGGYGGVGDYVHAMDIKQEKMTEHDYRLPLYPGGPGKSTELLEVSMGNHQNLLVHDLSQGNLPSRLGKESSGKRGRRSNGEEGKPRRKRGEPKQSMMLDSDGGSLWPNGKLHICEHCGASFRSSYHLRRHVLIHTGERPFRCSQCNMSFIQKYLLQRHEKIHSGEKPFCCDQCNMRFIQKYHMERHKRTHSGEKPYRCETCQQFFSRTDRLLKHKRTCGEAIKKDLEPGMLDLGCEDIGQGSYGITQGNAGASGRKRGKSKNSEGGERKRKKAAGPAEAGGLGGAHIHGAPSGGYSLHDYSVENHTVSSSTPPGPSMHHEHHGRAPKMAFKKANRKALDQGGLGQAKHGTMEQGGAVEMVGMGIVQGSEAKSGPTTSNYDDAMQFLKKRRYLNAASSAASVAGGSTNDYEVNVGHLSSQQSVIHGVVSGVMDGDSPLSLLDSSPTGVDKHDRSGIPDEVLQSLLDHYTQKPDGSHHDVHFDLSDQHVALHPVSADGSDLSHDADSPSPSGDKTVIMHEYSRFLLQALERTSHNTGFPLGPGPPATGPFTSSHQRNPLFSDKHIYTTSPLECGFGQPVASPTLPSSVPKSHFAMLSGSSPQHGFHLNSLEPATHQQLTPSQELTDQMEKQHSSSSPSSYQISPSDLGSQKDSQNLASLDPSKGSYTIENFAQAFGSQFKSASRSALSYGADSSGEVDHRIRTPVSEFSGYTSLLADVNEAVSTGSKTPTSQSYR